In Penaeus vannamei isolate JL-2024 chromosome 14, ASM4276789v1, whole genome shotgun sequence, one DNA window encodes the following:
- the LOC113813456 gene encoding uncharacterized protein: MSLFSGHYSHGSFMEECGYPSTSGLSGEQQFTPVGYFPNDRYPSEQYQSGATYASPQDASLWYQGSQASGTTPELFHISQEADFSEAPDFTQAIDSSQVPGFSQSPDFSQASNFSPTADQGPPCRQRSSSSRKSKTTKWHELPPQASTEAEEKRLRAVKGWLYREKRKEMEQQVQQDLADVTAQNAQLRSERDMRKTACAEMERVLKEATQRHGYLLEN; this comes from the exons ATGTCTCTCTTCAGCGGACACTACAGTCACGGATCGTTCATGGAGGAGTGTGGGTACCCGAGCACAAGTGGGTTGAGTGGAGAGCAGCAGTTTACACCCGTTGGTTATTTTCCTAACGACAGATACCCTTCCGAGCAATACCAAAGCGGCGCCACATATGCCTCGCCTCAAGACGCCTCCCTCTGGTACCAGGGGAGTCAGGCTTCCGGAACCACTCCTGAGCTGTTCCATATTTCCCAAGAAGCCGATTTCTCTGAAGCACCCGATTTTACCCAAGCAATCGATTCCTCTCAAGTTCCTGGGTTCTCGCAGTCACCTGACTTCTCTCAAGCATCGAACTTTTCTCCAACAGCCGACCAAGGGCCGCCGTGTCGCCAGAGGTCGTCCTCCTCTCGCAAGAGTAAGACCACCAAGTGGCATGAACTTCCCCCGCAAGCTAGTACTGAAGCCGAGGAAAAGAGGCTTCGCGCAGTCAAGGGCTGGCTTTACAGGGAAAAGCGCAAGGAGATGGAACAGCAGGTGCAGCAAGACCTGGCCGACGTTACGGCTCAGAACGCGCAACTCCGCTCGGAAAGGGACATGAGGAAAACCGCCTGCGCGGAAATGGAGAGGGTCCTGAAGGAAGCCACCCAGCGCCATG GTTACCTTTTGGAAAACTAA